Part of the Cynocephalus volans isolate mCynVol1 chromosome 11, mCynVol1.pri, whole genome shotgun sequence genome is shown below.
GGAAAGAGACACATGATGCCCGGTAACCAGTATTGCAATGCCAGCTTATTCAAAGGGGAGAGTAGGGGAGAAGCTGAGGGTGTCTGTGGCCTCAGCAAGGGCGGCCCCGAAAGGCAAAGCAGCTGTGCTGTGAAGGGTGCTTTTCCTCTCTCCAAGGCAGCTCCGCCCTTGAGAGAGGAAAAGCCTTCTTGATGCCTGGGCTGCACTATCCACCCTCCCATGCCCCTAGGGTGCTCCTCCGGTCACTGGGCCCATTGTGTTGTGGGCTGAGGCTGATGTCTTTCTCAGGTctcaagctttatttttctatccCGTCTCCCAGGCATGTTGGCTCTGGAGAAGACTGCGTGGCAAGAGGCGGTCAGTGATGGCATTCTGCCTCTTGATGACCCTGTCTGCGGTGGCTGTCACCCGCTTACCCCCACAGCATCCAGCTGCTGGCCCAGACCCTGGTCCCATGGAGTCCCAGGGGGTAACTGGAACCCCTGCCCCTCATATCCAGCAGGTTCTGAGCTCCAGCCAGAGGCAGCGGGCAAGAAACCTGGGCGTCTGGAGAGGCCGGGCTTCACCCAGCAATGCTGTCTTGGTCTGTGCTGAGGAGCAAGGCCACAGAGGGCGAGTGGACAGAAGCAGGCAGTCCCTGGGAAGGGACAGCAGGCATCCAAGGAAGGTGAAGAGGGATATTACTTCGGCAGGAGATCCAGGACTCAATACCCAGCATTTTATGCTCCTGAGGGAGGATGAGATCAGAAATCCAGGAGCCAGAGCCCTGGGCCATACCTGGCATGGCAGCCCCATCCAAGAGACACAGAGGGAGATGGGCACCCTGGTTGACCCTCTCATGGGGAGCCACATAGCAGCTTTACGGGCTTGGAAAGCTACTTCTGGGCCGACCCTCCAACTCCAtccagcagaaggcagggatcTGCCGGGAGCTGAGAAGAGAGCCTTGACTGGTGGGCAACAAGCAGTGGATCCCACCCTGGCCTCAGGGGCTCATCAGTGGCCTGGCTCTGTTGGGGAGTTGCAAGGATCCATATGGTGTGACGTTGAGACCCCTGGGCTATTGACCAGCTCGAGCACTAGTGGGCAGGTTCCCCCATGGCTCACAGAACACGATGTGCAGACCCTCCAGCTATTGGCCCAGGGGGAGGTGGTGGGCAAAGCCAGGGTCCCCGCCCATGGGCAGGTGCTGCAGGTGGGGTTCTCCACTGAGGGTGCCCTTCAGGATGTATCCCCTCCCAGGCTCAGCCAACTCTGCTCCCAGGGGCTCTGCGGCCTGATCAAGAGGCCTGGGGACCTGCCTGAGGTCCTATCCTTCCACCTGGACCGTGTGCTGGGGCTGCGCAGGAGCCTACCTGCTGTGGCCCGGCGCTTCCACAGCCCCCTGTTGCCCTACCGCTACACGGACGGTGGCGCAAGGCCTGTCATCTGGTGGGCACCTGATGTGCAGCACCTGGGTGACCCAGAGGAGGACCAGAACTCTCTGGCCTTGGGCTGGCTGCAGTACCAGGCCCTGCTGGCACACAGCTGCCACTGGCCTGGCCAGGCCCTGTGCCTGGGCATCCAACATGCTGAATGGGCACGCCTGGCGCTCTTTGACTTCCTGCTGCAGGTAGGTGGGGTCAGGTGGTGGGGTAGAGAGCTGCAGAGGCAGGGGATTCGAGGTGGGGGGGCCTGAATTGCCCACCTGAGGTTGGATGGGGACTCTCCCCTCAATCCTGATCTTTTGGCCACCGAGCACCTGCTTCTGCAACTTTTCTGCCTCTGTTTATTTATGGggtggtgtgctggagccagctcatAACAGCTTACAAGAGCTGATTgctaaaattttcagaaattttgtgacCTGGTTGTGAAACACAGgcgttattaaaaaataaattatatgaacaACAATAAATGATATtagaaacaaagataataaatactgagaaatgattactttctaattattttactacgTTTTACTATTGTCTGTGCTATATAGTGAATACTACATAATGGCGCGCTACTTCATGTCTCTTGCCAACTCCACATCCAGttatgttggtagcttgaaattggtcaGAGTCcaaatatttacaccatggaaatcagcaaataTTACAAATCAGGACTCCCCTCTACTCTTGGAGAGCTggttattaaacatttaccagcacgcCACTGTTTATAACTTCATATCTTGGAATCAACAAGGATTCAAAATGATTAtataattcaaaaaagaaaatgagagatggagagagacagagagaatgggagaggaggagagaaacagGGATGATGTTGGTCTGGCCTGGGCACTAAAGAGTGAGAAGGAGCTCTGGCCACAGGGCCTGCTGAGGTCTctgccaagccaagggttaatcCTGGAGCTGCTGGATGGAGCGGATGTGTGAGGGTCCTAAGGAAGAGGTTGGGCTGTCAGGGACAGGGACTAAGAGGGGGACCGCAGGCATCAGCTGTTTACTAACTGTCCTGTTAATAACCAGTATGGGTCTTCCTGTGCCTGTGAGCTGGATGTCAAcggtgcacacacacgcatggaAACATGACCAGAAAGAAGTAAAGACAAAAGATGAGTGAAGCTCAGGGAGGGTGGATGTGTGTATTAAAGGTACACTGAGCCAGTCCCCATTTCTGTAGGGACCCCTACTGAAGAGAAGTCAACGCTTTCTTATACCCTACTTCTTTTCTTTCAACCCTATTGAAGGTTCACCTACAGAGGTCGGTGGACAGGCCACAGGACCAGATTCAGGGTCACGATCAGGCAGCCAGGGGCTGATATGCTGTGTTTGGCCCACATGGAGTTGGTTCCtaatgtattttagaaaatttttagatGATGTGTGATGCTTTGGAAATTTCCCATAAAATTCAGCTTCCTTTGAAAAACCTCATGGTTTAGTAACACTGGGGTTCATTCCCACACAGTGATAGTGAGCCTTAGCTGAGTGGCCGCTATCCCCTTTAGAGGCTGCCATAGGCCCACCTCCTTACTGGCCAACACCTACCTActcccctctcctgccctgcCCCTTGAATGTTACCTGTCTGCCTGCAGTTTGACTGTTTCCAGTCACTGGACAATCTGATCTCCTGCAgccctcccacttcctcctgtCTATGTCACCATGGCTGTGTTGTGGAAGGAGGAGCCATGGAGACTGGTGGTCAAAAGCATGGACTTTggcatcagacagacctgggtttgaacgCCCACCCTGAGGCCACTTCCAGCTGTATGGCACTGAGCAGGTCATTTATCCTCTCAGCTATACTTTTTCACCTCTAAAATGGGATTGGGTGTCCCAACCTCATCCCCTTGGGCTTGACCATTTTAGTACATGGTAGCTCCTCATTGCCCACACCTGCATCTGCGGGCTTGCTTTGGGCCCTGGAGCCTGCTCTGCCCTGCACAACATGCTGGAAGTGCTGGGGAATTAACACCCTCCAGGTAGTGTGACTAACCATCCAGATTGGGAAGAAGAGGCTTCCCAGATCACAGGACTTCCAGTGCTAAAACTGGGACAGGGTAGGCAAACAAAGCAGGTTGATCATGCTACCTCTGGGAGGAGCCCTCAGCCATGACTGATGGGAGTGGCTGTGTAAATGCCCCATGCGCGTATTCTACACATCTCCCAGAGTTCCCTAACAGGATCGAAGCCCAGTTATCCACAGTGCTACTTGCTGGCCTTCCCGGTCTCATTTCCCTACTCCTTACTTGTGTTTCTTGTAGTTAGCTCAAATAAACTGCTTTCACTTGAATCCTTGTCTCAAGGTCTTTCCCTGAGGGAGCCTGGCCTATGTCAAATGATAACACTGGCCTTGCATGTTTTCTGCACGTGAGATCATTCCTGTAATGTACTTAATACAATGCCTGGAAGGTGGCACAAACTCAATAATAAATAGGCACTGTCTCTGCCCCTTTACAGGAATTAACTCATCCAGTCTCCGTGGCAACCTTGAGTGAGATATACTTACCCCTATTTTAAAGTttagaaattgaggcccagagaggttaaattacttgctcaaggtcacagctgGTGGACTGAAACACAGCGTGGgtagtctgactccaaagctcacTCTCTTACTCAAAGAGTCACGATTCAGCTGGCCATGAATGAGGGCAGGAAGATGGGTGCTTGCAAGGGTGCCTTGGGGTCTTGAGGTCTGAGGCAGGACTTCTTGCAAAGCCCCAGTCCAGCTGTTGTGCTCATAGCCGCTTTCTGCTCCACACAGAGCCCCTCTGTTCATCTCCTGGGCTTGCAGTGTGGGACTCTTCCTCGGCTGCCAAGCCCTGCTGTGGGGACCAAAGTCTCTGCAGCCAAGGCACACACAGGTTGGTTGTGTGGTCAGACACAACTTGGCTGGGGTGGTGCCACCTCTTTCCTGGTTTGCTGAACACCAGTCAAGTCAAACACCCCTGTCTGGCTGGCGCTCCTTCCTAGAAACCACTGGCAAGTCAAAGAGAGGAAGGCCTGTAGAATGTGGGTTTCCCTGCACAGGAACCCGAGGTACTTTCTGTCTGGGGGCTGGGTACAAACTTGGCATATAGCCCACTCTGGGGTAGGTACGCTTGctcatttgtttgcttttatcttatataaatctttgtatttttgtgtgtgcgtATCACAACATACCATTTACCCAGACACAAAACCCATAAGCACTGCACACATACACATCTCTTATACCCCCCATAAATCATACCTGTGCTTCACAAATCCCACATACCACTTTGCATTAGTTAGTGATTGCTGaaataatgctgtgtaacaaaactCCCCAAACTCAATGGCTGAAAACACCAGCTCTTTGAGCCTGGCTCTGAACTGTGGGTTGGGTTCAGGTCTGCTCCTCCTTCTTCATTCTGGGGCCCAGGCTTAAGGGGCAGCACCACCTGGGGCAAATTCTTCTCATGGGGAATGGAAGAAGCCCACGAGCTCAACCAAACTACAAAAGCACGTTTAAGGCCTCTGCTTATGTCATGTTGGCTAATATTCCATGGTCCAAGTCAGTGGCCAAGCCCAATGTCAGGAAGGGAAGGATACTGCCCAGAGTGGGAGGGGACGAGGAGTGGATATTTGTTGGACAGTAATCAAATCAATCACACACACCCCTCAGAAACATACATTGTACACTTATACACGAAcctcatatgcacacacatatgtacaccaTTCACATGAACCATGCACCCACATACATGCCATTTGGTGCCCAGACActgctgtgggcaactggggctCAGTGCTGCTGGGTCCTGTGGGAAGTACACAGAAGATGCCTCAGAGTTGTCCCACCCAGAGGGCAAGGAAGCTGGGATATTCACCCACTAACTCCCAGCCATCATTAGTTGAGACTGCTCCCTGGCACTTGCAGCCTGCCCCATGTGCTGGCCAACCAAGCATGCTCCTGCAGCCAGAAAGGGGCTAAGGCAGAGAACCTCAGATGCTTGTTGTAGAAAGCCATCAGTACATATGGGAACAGTGAGTGCCAAGGGGATACGGGTGGGATACCAGCAGAAGCTGTTATTCATAATGGTGATAAGTCAAAGATGAGTTTCAACAGGCCAATGTGACCAGGATAGCATTCTCAATTAATAAACTAGTTTCTCTGAGAAAGATAAAGTATTAATAGTAAGTGGGCTATCCTCTTACCTCAACTCAGGCTGTGTCACAGGAAGGAATAAGACGAAGAGAGAGCCCATTACCTCTGAATGGATCAGTAAGAAGTTACCTCtacaaggctggctggttggctgaGTTGGTTAGTGTGCTGTGTTAActcatcaaggtcaagggttcggatccccttacctgccagctgcaCCCTCCCCCCAAAGTTGCTTCTACTCTAATGGAAAAAATGtatgggggcaggggcagagggagagggagatggagaaggagaaggagagggagagagagagagagaaagcgtGTGTGTTTGGGGGTAAGGAAGGGGCTCAAAAAACTCTATTCCACTTAATGCCAGGCCAACTTGCAACCAGAGTTGCATTCACTCTGGTAAAATTGCAAAGTCCTTTTCCTCTTGGGACAGCGAAGGTAGTGACCGTACAGCCAAGCTATGGTTGGGAGGAGCTGTGACCAACAATCTGCTGTAAGCCAGATCCAACCTTCAGGGAGTGTGCCTGGTCCCAAGAGGGCCTTCTCCCCACAGGCCAGTGTGGGGGACGGAAGTGCTGAGGGATTCGGCACATTTCCATTTCCCTTTTCTCATGTCAGCACTTCCTCTCAGAGGGTGAGTggctggctgggctgggtggGTGAGCTGGGGAGAATTCAGACAGACTGTGAGTTGGTAATGTTAGCTCACAGATGCCATTCTGCGACTTCTGCACATGAAGGAGCCTTCGTGTTCCTGAAAGTTGGGACCCCGGAAAGCCTCAGCTGTCACCATCCTAGTCCAGGCACCATCTTTTCTTACCTGGACTAACACAACAGCCTCCTCACTCTGCCTCTACTTATATCCCCTCCAAACCAGTTTCCTTACAGAAGCCCCAGTGGAGTGGTTGTCTTGGTTTGAAAAGAGGCAGAGCCTGAGACCAGGATTCCAGTGGGGGTAGTTTACCTGGGAGGGGATCCCAGGAAACACCTGTAAGGGAGTGGGAAGTGATACAGGAGGAAAGGAGCCCATAAAAGGTATACTACCAAGCAGGTCACTGCTGTGGGTGACTGGGGCTTAATTGCACAGGAAAATTCTGTGAAACTGTATAAAACACAAGTTCAGAGTTAGCCTACCAGGAGGTGAGGGCTCAGGGTATTTATAGCCAAACCCCCACTAGTCTTTGGTTGAGGGCTGCTCCTGGATGTGTTAATTCTCTGGCATTTGCAGGTTTGGGCTTGCCGCAGCTTTGCAGGAAGTCCCCAGGCAAAGCCATACAGCAGCTGGAAGTTAGAGGGAGAACTCTACCTCCCTGTTAAAATAAGGCAACACCTACTCAATGCCCTCAGTATCAGGCTCTTCAAGGGACCAGCTCCTCATGGACCTGCATAATCCACTTGTTCCTGCCATCACCAGCTCCATCACTTGGTACCCGGCCTTGGTCACTTTCCAAATATGCCCACCTCCTTCCAGGTGCATGGCCTCTGTCCCTACTCTGTCTTTTCCTGGAGCATTCTTGCTCTGACTTGCTTCTGACTCCCCCTCAGGCCTCAGCTGTCCTCCCCACAACCCCATTATTATTCTCTTTCATGCTGTCCTGTCTACTTTCTTTCTGATTCTCATCACGATATGTAATTATACATCTGTccacatacttatcatttctctctgttttgttcaccactaTATCCCCAGTACCTAGCACAGAGCCAAGCCCTTTGTTTGTCCTAGATAAGcgcatgttgaatgaatgaatgaatgaatgaatgaatgaatgagcacgTGAACTTCCAAGGTCTTTGCATggaatatgtttttccatcccttcattttcagtctatgtgtgtctttacaggtaaagGGAGTTTCCTGCAGGGTGCATAAAGatggatcttgtttttttatccattaagccagtctatatcttttaattggggaatttagtcTGTTTACACTCAAGGTTGTTATCTATAGGTGAGGACTTGCTCCTGTCATTTTGTGGATAGTTTTGTGGTTGTTTTgtatattgtttctttctttttttctcttttattttctcattgcagtttggtgtttttctgtaatgataaggtttgattcatttttctttcttatttatgtaCCTGCTTTACCAGTGAATTTTATCCTTTCATGTGTTTTCTTGATGGTGGTTATATTCTTTTcacttccagatgtaggactcccttgagcatttcttataaggctggtctagtggtgatgaattgcCTCAGTTTTTACTTTgcagggtatagtattcttggctggcaatttttttctttcagcatcttgaatatatcaccccattatCTCGTGGCCtgtaagatttctgctgagaaatctgctgttagtctaatggagaTTCCTTTATATGTGACCTTTATATGATGCTTTTaccttgctgtttttaaaattctctatttgtctttgacattttgactataatgtgccttggagaggaccttttgggattgaatctatttgggaacctttgagattcctggatctgtatatttatatctctcccaagacttggaaagttttcagctatgatttcattaaataggcttttgatgccttttttccttctcttctcctttgagAATgctcataattcaaatatttgttcatttaatggtGTCCCATAGTTCCTGTAAGCTTTacatatttaaattcttatttattttctgttctctgattgggtaatttcaaatgatctgtctttgagttcagagattctttcttctgcttgctctatttTGTTGTTGAGGCTCTCTCTTGTATTTTTTACtccattcattgaattcttcaacTGCAGGATTtctgtttagttcttttttataatatctatctctttgttaaatttctcattcatgtcctgttttcctgattttgttgaattatctatcttcattctcttgcatctcattgagttttctttttctttttctttctttatttaggtAGATGATTGGTACAGTGATCCGAACCCCTGactctggtgttataacaccactctaTAACCAATTGAGTTAATTGGCCAgactcattgagttttcttaggatcactattttaaattccttttctggcaCTACATTGATTTCCCTTCCCTTGGGATCTGTCACTGGTGCATGATTGTGTTCATTTGGTGGTGccatatttccttgctttttcatatttcttatgtCTCTGTGCTgatgtctgtgcatctggtggaacaatTGCCGCTTCCAAGATTCACAGAGTGGCTTTCATAGACAGAGTCTTTCACCTGCAGTTGGGCCTTAGTATGCTGGTTGAAAAGGGCTTGGTGATTCTCTTTTTGTGTAGATGGAGTGGTTTAGTCTCTGGGCAGATTCTTTAGCTTTGATCAACATCACCACTAACTATAAGTGCCTCAGTGCCCTAGGCTGTAGAAATTTGTAACAGTGGTGGTGGCGGTGTAGGTTGTTAAGGTTTTCAGTGGCAAGGGATTTTGTGCTATCCTCATTTTTCCCACAATGGGGCAACTTAGTCAAGGGGATCTCTCTTGGTGTGGGTCTGACTTGACCTACAAGCAGCTGCAGTGGTGCTGGGTTCCAGCTGCAGGTGCTCAGAGCAGCTGTGGAGCAGAGATCCTGGGTTCAGTGTCTCAAGATCCTATAGTGGCATGTAGGTCTTGGGGTACACCTTCACTTTCTACAGCAGGGTTGAGTGTTGACTGTCCACAGTGCCAGGATATGTAGCTCTGAGACCCCCTGGCAGCTCAGATTCTGTGGGCTGTGTTATAGCCATGACTTTGACCCTGGGGGGCTGTGCACAGCACTGGCCTGACTCTGCAGGAGAAGGGGTGCTCTGGAAGTTTGGGCCCAGGGAGCAGAGTATGGCTGCAATTTAGGAACCAGAGCAAATGGTGCTCACTTGTCACTTGGTTCCCAGGAGGTGGGGCACCTCATAGTGGTGACTGTAGTCCCTGGAACAGTAGGACTCAGCAATATCTCAGATTCTATGTAGCCAGGTGGAACAGCAGCTAGAATCTAGAATGGTGAGGCACAGCTGTCATTTGGGCCATGAGGGGCAGGGAGCTGCAGAGCACTGACTTCATTGTCTGGGGGAAGAGGTATCTCAGCAGCTCAGTCTCTAAGGGAATAGTTCAGCTCCAGGGAAGTAGAGTACTAGAGCTGTTTGGCTTCTAGGGCAAGGTGTCTCAGCTCAGCCATTGCTCTTTGCCTCGGATATGAGGTACTATGTCAGCTCAGCCCTGGGATGCAGAGCTGCCTAGCTCAGCCAGGCAGCTTCTCAACCAAGACAGCAATTCCCAGGGGGCAATGTGCCACTTCAGCTCAGTTCCAGGGGGTGGTACACGGCTGCAACTGAGAGGGGTAGTTAAAAATTCCCCCAGAGGAAGTGTGCGGTTTTTCAGCTTCAGTTCCATCCTGAGGGGGAGGGTCACTGCTGCAGCTGGAAGGGATGTGTGGAGCACTTCCACCACTGCCTAGTCCCTCAGGGTTGGGTATAACAGCTGCTCTCAGCTCAGCTTGGGGAATTCAGTTCAGTGATAGCTTGTCTCTGGAATGAAAGGGTGTCACTCATACTGGGGTAAGACACTCCAGCAGCAGTTCCTGTTCCAAGATGGCGCAGTAGCCATGTAAGCCACAGAAGGATCCCAGTGGTGGGGATGATAGGTGTCCAAGGTAGTGATGAGGGCTGCTGGGGTTCTCTTCCTTACTTTTTCCTCACAGGGAGAAGTTCCTTCTGGTTCtctgctgctcctggctgggaatggggtggtggaggccacgtgtttcctttcattcttagtgtGGCTATCCTAAGTTTCTGTGCTCACTAGTATTCCTGTTACTCCCTTAATGTGCTCCAGCACTTTCCTCCAGGGATTTCCATCCAAGTGTAGTTGCCTATTTGTTGTTGGTCTGTCTTGGTGGGAGAGATGACTGGTAGGGTCTTCTGGATCTTCACTTCCATGTTggtttattcctgggtatttcaTCTTCCTATGGTCTTTGAAAATAGGATCTTTTCTTCCACTATATGTTATGGCTGGTAGCTCTCTGTATGAAGGCTactatttctgaatatttaattttgttactGGCCACCTGCTAACTTTTCTTGGCTTCTAAAAGTTGCTTAGTTTATCCTGTTGGGATTTCCAAGTATCACAATTTCATCTGTAATGAATGGCATTCTGTCTgctcatttcctcttctttctctctcttacctCATCACATTTGCTGGTGCCTCAAGAGCAATAGTCAATATTAATGGGATGATGGACATGACTTGTTTCTTACAGACTTGGGGCAATTTATAGTGTTTCACCCTAAACACCATGCTGGCTTTCAACTGAAAATGTAATGAAGAACTGTTCTTTATGTCTGCTTTATTAAGAGTTTTCATTGTGGTGAATGGGTGTATTATTTCATTAGGTGCCTTTTGGGTATTTCTGGAGATCACAATATTTTCTCCTCTaatatttttgtgaaaggtgATCTTACAGTGAGTATCCTTGCTTTCTTGGTCTGAACCTATTATGCTGCGGTGGATTCACCATTTAATGGCTCCTGGAT
Proteins encoded:
- the GASK1A gene encoding Golgi-associated kinase 1A, which encodes MAFCLLMTLSAVAVTRLPPQHPAAGPDPGPMESQGVTGTPAPHIQQVLSSSQRQRARNLGVWRGRASPSNAVLVCAEEQGHRGRVDRSRQSLGRDSRHPRKVKRDITSAGDPGLNTQHFMLLREDEIRNPGARALGHTWHGSPIQETQREMGTLVDPLMGSHIAALRAWKATSGPTLQLHPAEGRDLPGAEKRALTGGQQAVDPTLASGAHQWPGSVGELQGSIWCDVETPGLLTSSSTSGQVPPWLTEHDVQTLQLLAQGEVVGKARVPAHGQVLQVGFSTEGALQDVSPPRLSQLCSQGLCGLIKRPGDLPEVLSFHLDRVLGLRRSLPAVARRFHSPLLPYRYTDGGARPVIWWAPDVQHLGDPEEDQNSLALGWLQYQALLAHSCHWPGQALCLGIQHAEWARLALFDFLLQVHDRLDRYCCGFEPEPSDPCVQERLREKCRNPAELRLVHILVRSSDPSHLVYIDNAGNLQHPEDKLNFRLLEGIDGFPESAVKVLASGCLQNLLLKSLQMDQVFWENQGRGQKLKQALQTLERRGQVLLGHIRKHNLTLFRDEDP